The following DNA comes from Acipenser ruthenus chromosome 47, fAciRut3.2 maternal haplotype, whole genome shotgun sequence.
CATTGTTGGCTGATTCGAAGCagctataaaataataaaaacaaatctaattacTCAAAGATGCATTTTAATTTGCTGAACTTGCTCAAGCCAAAAGTTGTGCTCATGCACGCACTAGAGAACTTCAGTTTGcttttttcaaaatcttcttgATCCAGGGCAGGTAGCTGGAAACGCTTGTGTAAACATTTGGAACATCTGGATAGAGACAGTTTCCATGACGATTAAATGAAACGATTCCTGTTGCCACGCCATTGCACATCAAAGGACCACCGGAATCCCCCTGCGATTAAAAGGACACAGTTAAAAGAAATATTGAACGAAGTGTGAATATTCAATCTAGAGTAAGCATCactagttttttttgtattgtgaaaGGAAAACCTGCTAACAGTATAGAATCACAGATTTGCATGAAGGAGTTTCTTCCACTGggtaaatgctttatgaatacagccattatgtagggatggaaataagactcccattgcatagcgggttgatccgttcctggttttataATTAACTTAATAAagacacttgagcttgttaccaatacactgtggctaatcaagctcacagtaaaacctggaatgggtgacactgctatgcattaggagtcttatttccatccctgattttgTGCAATTCTTAAATTGGCTTCTGTATGATGTTTGTGCTCATTGTCTGTTTCTAAAGAAGAGTGTAATCAGTGAAGTATACTGCAGTACACACCTGACAGGCGCCATTGTCTGTATTATAGCCCCCAGCACAGATCATATTGGCCGTTATTTCTTTTTCGAATTTATTCCAGATATTTTTGCACTCTTCTTTGTCCACTACGGTCACATCGACGACCTGGAGGTTGGTGGTTGACGGTTTCTCAGTTTTGGTCGCACCCCATCCTGCTACTATGCATTTGGTTCCTTTCTTAAGCAACTTCTCTTTTTTTGGGAGCGTGGCCAGTTTCATCTTTTTATTCAGTTTAACCGGGGTTTTAAGCTGTTTGGAAACAAGAGTGAAAGCAATTTCTTTACAAATTCAACGAACGAAGCAGCAGCTCagataaatatttgaaataatgaCATTTATTAGATGTAGTGTTTTATTGCAGCATTGTGGCCCAGCTTCTTGTCTTATGGCCGGTTGGAGCTGCCCTTTTTTGAGGTGAGCCTCTGACGGTACCATCAACCCCCTAAAGGGAGACACAACTGGGGTAGAGGAGGAGAAAGAAACTCCAAACGTTTGGAAAAAGGGAAGCGTTTGATAGGGAGGCGCTGTAGCCTCACCCCAAGAATCCCAGCCTCCCTCTAACTGAAATAGAAACAGATATACATATGTCCCTATATGAGGTCTCTGTGCATGAAAGGACTAAAGTAAAAAAGCTAAGAAACATGTGGCCCCATATGACAGCCCCTTGCTGTTTGCACCAATGTGTTCGTACTGTGTGCTAACAGTTTGTTAACAGGTGTACCAACATACAGGATGAGAAGTTTAGTACCTGAAGGAGCATGATGTCGTTTTGAAGAGATTTCCTACTGTACTTGTTGTGTCTGGTGATGGACGCCACAGAGAACCTCTGAGAATCCTGAACCTCATTGAGGTTATGGGAACCCAGAACAACAGTAAGACCCTTGCCACTGCAAAAACAATAATGTCTTGAATTGGATACTGCGTAAACTCTATCAATGAACTCTATCAGGGCAAGAAAACATGGCACCACTTTTTAAAAAGGCTTATCTGATCAAATGTACCGAGGGGGTAGTAATGCTTACCTGACGTTACAGTGGGCTGCAGTCATCACAAAGTTGTTTTTGACCAGAAATCCTCCACATTTGTGCTTTCCATTCATCTGTATAGATGCCATGTAACTCAGAGAATTACCCTGAGCCTTTTTTCCATTGATGATCCCTGAATCGAAAGATGCTGAAAGACAATTTCAATCCACaagctgtgttaaaaaaaaaaaatgaccccgTACCCAACCCATGAGGATGAGAGGTAATCCCTTACCGGCGCCGGTGAGAGAGTGCAGGAGAGCCGTGAAGCCCAGCAGGAGGGTCAGGGGCTTCATGTCGCTCTTCAGGCTGGGGCTGCAGTGATGCTCTGGGGGGACGGCAGGTCTGCAGGGGGGCTGATGAGAAGATGAGCCGGACCCGACCAGCCTTTATACACCCCTCACAGGAAGCTGTGGCTGCAGCATGATCATCATCTCCACACCGCTGCGTCCTGCCCAGCTCTTTGGTTTTACGCATTAGATACGACCCTCAGCAAACAGGTCTCCTCCAGGATGTGGCTACAATAACTTCAAATGCTTCCAGATCTATTAAGTTAACTTGTATAAGTTCATATGCAGGGTTCACTCTCAGGAGTCATCTTGTGAGCACTTTGCATGGGCAAGGAGAGAATGAGGCGAAGAAACAGGATCAGCAGCCTGGGTGTatgaacttattataaatcatgttttatttcaaatgaaaagaaCACACTACATAGCTCATGCTGTTACTCTTGTCTGCTGTGCAGGAGACAGCACTTGCAGTTACAGGTTGAAAAATACATTGTGCAGAAAGTGATGAgaaaccaggaagcagcagcaccaCGTTTCTACCTATAATGTTGAGTTTGAAATATCAGTAAAGGAAAGTGCAGGTAAGCTTGCACAGCTCTCCAGCACCCCCTTGTGACCAGTTTTGTGTGGGGAAGTTCAAATTAAAACATCTATCTGTCTGATCCTGATGTGTAATAAAAACTGCTCACgggttttctttttgttattattagtttatttagcagacacctttatccaaggcgacttacagagactagggtgtgtgaactatgcatcagctgcagagtcatttacaactacgtctctcccgaaagacagagcacaaggaggttaagtgacttgctcagggagccacaatgagtcagtggctgaggtgggatttgaaccagggacctactggttacaagcccttttctttacccactggaccacacagcctcctttagtGAGGGCTTGTCTGTTTCTCACCTGTTTCCAGGACCCTTCCCCTCCTCCCTCTACGCAATGccccctcactcactctctctctcaccctgtgTGGAGGAGCACTTAGTCAACAACCATCTCCAAACGCGCTACGGGAGGTGTTACTTCTGCAAAGCAAGTGTGACTTTATTTCATGGTCTGTTAGGCAGTAAGTCAAAGATACTGCCAACACTACGCTGCAGGCCACACaggtttgtaatatatatgtGCAGAAATGTGTTACTCGTACTCGGAATTGCCTTTCAGAAGTATTTATCAATACATCTATTATTCATTTAATTGTCAGAAACTGTTCTTCCAacaatctgcttttaaaacactcaatgcagaagttaattgccattgatttaaCTGAATTGTATTGAATACCTGCCAGTAAATGCTTCTTAAAGGCAACAGTGTTGTGTCACAGTGGTTTTGCAGTAGTTTTCTGTCTTGTGTTACCATAAAACACCTACTGTTTCTATTGTCTAGTTTTATCACCCATCAAGTGTTAACAGGCATCATTTTAATACATCAAACAATGTGAAAATATTTCAATCACTTATACAAAAAGAAACCACACAAGGGCACGTCTATAGCGTGATTAAAAGTGcgactttatttttaaaacagtttatttttcaaatagcTTTGTTATAACATTGCACAGATGCACTGAAGGAGTGAAAGCATGCATGTGATTGTCAACCAACTGGGAAAAAAGGTTAACACTGTGCAACTATACCCATTTGCAATGTGGAGAACTGCACACGGTTATTACACTGAGCGCCTGGCTGCTCTGTCAGTTTGTGCTTCCCATTATACACTTGATCCAGGGCAGGTACTTGGACACCTGTGTGTAGACGTTTGGTGTTTGTGGGTTGTCACAGGCTTTCAACTCATTGAATGAAACGATTCCTTCAGCTGTAGGTTTCTTGCTGTTGCACACCAGAGGGCCCCCTGAGTCCCCCTGAAAGAGCAAAGAGATCAGTTCACATATTCAGCCGAGccaagagagacacacacagctagAACATTGCTTTATTCACAAACTAAAtgttcagtagttcaggacaaaaaaaacccacaacacaGAAGTTTGAGTTTAAGGAAATGTTTTATTGATGATGCAGAAGAAaccatttggcatcaaacctgctTGTTTTGAGAGTCCACCGCCTGGCCGCCTGGACGAGCCAGGAACGTCTACATCCTGAGACCAGGTTGATCAAGAGAAAACGGAATTTGCCTGTGAAACGCGTTATTTGCTTGACAAGAGACCACAAAAAACACCAATATTTGGGACCCTGAAATATTGACCATTTACTATTCTGAATGTCCGTACCCGAGGGCTCTCTGGCTGACGGAAGCGCGGGCAATTTCAGATGAAACATGTTCGGTATACTGAACAAAAGGACAGAGGAGATTAAAAAGCAGCTCTATAGGTGGATTACAAAACCTAAAGTATCATACCGAGCAGGCTGTCCGGAACGTACCTGACAAAAGCCTCGTTTGCCAACGTTTCCTCCAGCACACATCATCCTTGGTGTTATCCAGCCCCTCCATGCAGTTTTGCAAACTTTCCTGTCTACCACGGTGACATTGACCGCTCGGAGTCTGGAGCTTGCCTCCCCCCCTGTTGTGGTCGCGCCCCATCCAGCTACAATGCACTCTGTATTTGGTTTCACATCTTTATCCTTCTTTGGAAGTGGAATGCACTGTATCCTGCTGCCCAGTTGAGCCTCTTTTTGAAGCTGTTCCAAAAATCAAAGAGTTACACTTCAGTTCTGTTCATGTGTTATAAGGGATGTTACAAACAAAGCTGCAcagttattaagaacataagaacataaaaaagtttgcaaacgagaggaggccattcggcccatcttactcgtttggttgttagtagcttattgatcccagaatctcatcaagcaccttcttgaaggatcccagggtgtcagcatcaacaacattactggggagttggttccagaccctcccaattctctgtgtaaaaaagtgcctcctattttctgttctgaatgcccctttatctaatctccatttgtgacccctggtccttgtttcttttttcaggtcaaaaaagtcccctgggtcgacatcgtctatacctttcaggattttgaatgtttgaatcagatcgccgcgtagtctttgttcgactgaatagattcaattcttttagcctgtctgcatacgacatgccttttaaacccgggataattctggttgctcttctttgcactctttctagagcagcatgGAACAGCAGGCTGTTGCAATAGTGTTATAAACACATACGTAATGCATTTATAAGAGACCTTGCTGTAACACATCAGAAAGCTGTGCACCAGAAATGTGTCATTAAAATAATTGGTGTTTTAAACTGGCATTATCTTAAATAACACAGttataaatgttttatgaatgagtcCTTTTAAATGACACTGTGCTCAACATGCTTTGGTGGCATTGCACTGTAATTACACACGCATTACATTGTAACACCACAAACCACTATATACAAATATATCTATTATCTATTGTAGCTTATTTAAGTGCTGTACCTGCAGTAGCAT
Coding sequences within:
- the LOC117401270 gene encoding transmembrane protease serine 9-like — protein: MKPLTLLLGFTALLHSLTGAASVDSRIINGHEVTPHSKPYMASLQIKGSHICGGFLVGKSFVMTAAHCFTRGVEMTVVLGAHDIINRTERTQRIAVRFYHLYPGYENKTLQNDIMLLQLQKEAQLGSRIQCIPLPKKDKDVKPNTECIVAGWGATTTGGEASSRLRAVNVTVVDRKVCKTAWRGWITPRMMCAGGNVGKRGFCQGDSGGPLVCNSKKPTAEGIVSFNELKACDNPQTPNVYTQVSKYLPWIKCIMGSTPPCRPAVPPEHHCSPSLKSDMKPLTLLLGFTALLHSLTGAASFDSGIINGKKAQGNSLSYMASIQMNGKHKCGGFLVKNNFVMTAAHCNVSGKGLTVVLGSHNLNEVQDSQRFSVASITRHNKYSRKSLQNDIMLLQLKTPVKLNKKMKLATLPKKEKLLKKGTKCIVAGWGATKTEKPSTTNLQVVDVTVVDKEECKNIWNKFEKEITANMICAGGYNTDNGACQGDSGGPLMCNGVATGIVSFNRHGNCLYPDVPNVYTSVSSYLPWIKKILKKAN